From a region of the Mercurialis annua linkage group LG1-X, ddMerAnnu1.2, whole genome shotgun sequence genome:
- the LOC126656989 gene encoding LRR receptor-like serine/threonine-protein kinase SIK1 yields MLKHRGIFNHSRSLLFMLALWELLLEADSRTYPQDIKVLKDLKHGVEPTSMAPGSCLSSWDFSLDPCDHIFSDKFTCGFRCDRVISGSFRVTEITLDPVGYSGFLSSTFWDLPYLQTLDISDNAFFGLVPDSLAKLTRLRRLSLSENSLSGEIPISIGSLSHLEELYLNSNNLQGPLPSSFSSLIRLKRLEIQENNISGQFPDLSSLKELYFLDASNNCLSGQLPPAMPMNLIELSVRNNNLQGNLPDNFRILEYLEVLDLSHNQLSGSVKSVLFNHPSLQQLTLSYNNFTFLQVPPTMGFTSKLIALDLSYNNIQGLLPAFLGSITKLSALNLEHNKFTGMIPTQYALKTAALREDTTPFQRLLLGGNYLFGPIPGPLMGLKAGSVNVSLVDNCLFRCPDTFFFCQGGDQKSLVDCKSFSPAIP; encoded by the coding sequence ATGTTGAAACACAGAGGCATTTTCAATCATTCTCGTTCTCTTCTTTTTATGCTTGCTCTTTGGGAGCTGTTACTTGAAGCGGATTCAAGAACCTATCCCCAAGATATAAAAGTACTCAAAGATCTAAAGCATGGGGTAGAACCCACCTCCATGGCTCCGGGATCTTGCCTCAGCTCATGGGACTTCTCGTTAGACCCATGCGACCACATTTTCAGCGACAAATTCACTTGCGGCTTCCGGTGTGACCGAGTTATCTCTGGTTCATTTCGAGTCACCGAGATCACTCTTGACCCTGTTGGATACTCCGGTTTCCTTTCGTCTACTTTTTGGGACCTTCCATACTTGCAAACTCTTGACATTTCCGATAATGCATTTTTCGGATTAGTCCCCGACTCTCTTGCCAAGCTCACTCGCCTCCGCCGGCTCAGTCTCTCTGAGAATTCCCTCTCCGGGGAGATTCCCATCTCTATCGGCTCTTTGTCTCACCTCGAAGAGCTCTATCTGAATAGCAACAATCTCCAAGGGCCGCTACCTTCAAGCTTTAGTTCTCTCATAcgcttaaagagacttgaaattcaagaaaataatatttctgGTCAGTTTCCTGATTTAAGCTCATTGAAAGAGTTATACTTTCTTGATGCTAGCAACAACTGTTTATCCGGGCAACTTCCGCCCGCAATGCCGATGAATCTTATCGAGCTCTCCGTACGAAACAATAATTTACAAGGAAATTTACCTGATAATTTCAGGATTTTGGAGTATTTAGAGGTTCTAGATCTTAGCCACAATCAATTATCTGGCTCTGTAAAATCAGTCCTTTTTAACCACCCTTCTCTTCAACAGCTCACTCTCTCTTACAACAATTTTACTTTCTTGCAAGTACCACCAACAATGGGGTTTACCAGTAAGCTAATAGCTCTTGATTTGAGCTATAACAATATTCAAGGATTACTGCCGGCATTCTTGGGCTCAATTACAAAATTGTCAGCTTTGAATTTGGAGCATAACAAGTTTACAGGGATGATACCAACACAGTATGCACTGAAAACTGCAGCGTTGAGGGAAGATACAACGCCGTTTCAGAGGCTGTTATTGGGTGGGAATTACTTGTTTGGACCGATTCCGGGTCCTTTAATGGGTTTAAAGGCGGGTTCTGTAAATGTTAGTCTGGTGGATAATTGTTTGTTCAGGTGCCCTGATACGTTTTTCTTCTGTCAAGGTGGTGATCAGAAATCGTTAGTGGATTGTAAGAGCTTTAGCCCTGCTATTccttaa